In a single window of the Fusarium falciforme chromosome 3, complete sequence genome:
- a CDS encoding Peroxisomal membrane protein PEX16, whose protein sequence is MGDLNSSSTRPAPSSASNSTSLPSYSFYSTASSRPSLGRILSLPPQWLSMYDEFITKNAGQVSQIESALRSLTYIIPGRFRDAEIASESIHSGVQLLSLYHDSLLQKAIARLPMASMPSAHARYTRHWTQRSSAYRRIAMFLQMIIYTEMLWEMTAKRRGGERSRWKVVVILEALKALCRLLLLRITRSRPLVTPVLPEREPIPENATAAAEEEELAYRSESELMDDVSANGSDSESTHMKPPHEREWAMPRTGMSLPSLPDAGDISSYLLGRVLTADDIKPATKLLNKLQGSSHGAEILQILSPLIYAAAMAHNSRRGGSKKAWAPWLIGFAVEYAARQLRERGLRTTSLEREEWNKRGWAMGWWAMRGACYENITKGVVGGVSKRMPSFIGGILEDYEYLWENYYFSTSA, encoded by the exons ATGGGGGACCTGAATTCCTCGTCGACGCGCCCGGCGCCATCTTCTGCTTCTAATTCAACCTCATTACCTTCATATTCCTTTTATTCTACAGCTTCGTCGCGACCATCCCTCGGTCGCATCCTCTCATTACCTCCGCAATGGCTCTCCATGTATGACGAATTTATCACCAAGAACGCCGGTCAGGTATCGCAGATCGAGAGCGCCCTGCGGAGTTTAACATACATCATACCAG GCCGTTTCCGCGATGCCGAGATAGCATCCGAGTCGATCCACTCGGGCGTTCAGCTCCTCTCCCTCTACCATGATTCCCTCCTCCAGAAAGCCATTGCGCGCTTGCCGATGGCGTCTATGCCGTCGGCGCATGCTCGATACACGCGACACTGGACCCAGCGGAGCAGCGCGTACCGCAGGATAGCAATGTTCCTGCAGATGATCATTTACACCGAGATGCTGTGGGAGATGACAGCCAAGCGGCGGGGCGGGGAGCGGTCGCGGTGGAAGGTGGTTGTAATACTTGAAGCACTCAAGGCGCTGTGCcgcctcctgctcctgcgcATCACGCGGTCGCGGCCGCTGGTGACGCCGGTGCTACCTGAACGGGAGCCCATCCCCGAGAATGCGACAGCCGCagctgaagaggaagagctggCCTACCGCAGCGAGAGTGAGCTGATGGACGATGTGTCGGCGAATGGCTCCGACTCTGAATCGACACACATGAAACCGCCGCACGAGCGCGAGTGGGCCATGCCCCGGACGGGCATGAGCCTGCCGTCCCTGCCAGATGCCGGGGACATCAGCTCGTATCTGCTGGGACGCGTGCTGACGGCCGACGACATCAAGCCGGCCACCAAGCTGCTCAACAAGCTCCAGGGGAGCAGCCACGGCGCCGAGATCCTGCAGATTCTGTCACCGCTCATATATGCTGCAGCCATGGCGCACAACAGCAGACGAGGGGGCAGCAAGAAGGCCTGGGCGCCTTGGCTAATTGGCTTTGCCGTCGAGTATGCAGCGCGGCAGCTCCGGGAGCGCGGGCTACGGACAACGTCCCTGGAGCGGGAAGAGTGGAACAAGAGAGGCTGGGCGATGGGATGGTGGGCGATGAGGGGCGCCTGCTACGAGAACATCACCAAGGGGGTCGTAGGAGGAGTCAGCAAGAGGATGCCGTCGTTCATTGGAGGGATCCTCGAGGACTACGAGTATCTGTGGGAGAATTACTACTTTAGCACGAGTGCGTAA